In the genome of Variovorax sp. PAMC26660, the window CCTCAACGGCTCGGGCACCACCAACGGCAGTAACCTCGAATCGTTCTACGGCCGCACCTACGAAAGCCAGTACCTGTGCGGCATGGCCGCTGGCGCGGCCTCGAAGACCGGCAAGCTCGGCTTCGTCGCGGCCAACCCCTTCGGCGTCGTGAACTGGACCATCAACGCCTTCGCACTCGGTGCGCAGAAGATGAACCCCAACGCCACGGTCAACGTGATCTACACCGGCGCCTGGAACGACCCCATCAAGGAACGCGCTGCCGCCGCCGCGCTGATCGACCAGGGCGCCGACGTGATCGGCCAGCACGTCGACAGCCCGACGCCGCAGATCGTGGCGCAGGAGCGCGGCGTGTACGGCACCGGCCACCACCGCGACCTGCGCCAGTTCGCGCCGAAGGCCACGCTGTGCTCGTCGGTGTGGGTGTGGGACCGCTTCCTGACGCCCGAGCTGAAGAAGGTCATGGCCGGCAACTGGAAGCCCTCGCCATACGGCGCCTTCATCGAGATGAAGGACGGCGGCACGGACATCGCCGGCTTCGGCCCCGCCGTGCCCAAGGACAAGGCCGCGCTGATCACGGCGGAACGTGAAGCGATCCTCAAGGGCAAGCAGATCTACGCCGGCCCCCTGGCCGACCGCGATGGCAAGGAGCGCGTGGCCAAGGGCGCGGTGCTGTCGGATGCGGACCTCTGGAAGATGGACTGGTTCGTCAAGGGCGTGGTCACGCAGAAGTAAGCCAGCAGCCAAGGACCTCATGCCCAACGCGCTCGAACTCACCGGCATCCGCAAGTCCTTCGACGGCTTCGCGGCATTGACCGACGCCCACTTCGCCGCGCGCTGGGGCGAGGTGCACGCCCTGCTCGGCGAAAACGGCGCCGGCAAGTCGTCGCTGATGAACATCGCGGCCGGGCTCTATGCGCCGGAGGCGGGGCAACTGCTGGTCGATGACAACCTGGTGCGCTTCACCGGGCCACGCGATGCGGCGCGGCACCGCATCGGCATGGTCCACCAGCATTTCAAGCTGGTGCGGCCGTTCACGGTGGCGCAGAACATCCTGCTCACAGCACCGCCGCCGGCCGAGTTCCAGAGCCACGGCGAGCGGCTGCGCGAGATCGAACGCGACATCCGCAACAAGGCCTCGGAGCTGGGCTTCGAGATCGATCCGTCCAGGCGCATCGATGCCCTCTCGATCGCTGAACAGCAGCGCGTGGAAATTCTCAAGGTGCTGCTGGCGGGTGCGCGCATCCTCATCCTCGACGAGCCCACGGCCGTGCTGACCGACCAGGAGGCCGCACGCCTGCTGCAGACCGTGCAGGGGCTGGCGCGTGCCGGTGCCGCCGTGGTGCTGGTCACGCACAAGATGGCCGACGTGAAGACCTATGCCGATCGCGTGACGGTGATGCGTGGCGGCCGCACGGTGGCCACGCTGGAGCCGGGCGCCACGTCGGTGACCGAACTCGTGAAGCTGACGGTGGGCGAGTCCGTCGCGGCATCCGGCTTCCAGCCCGCGAAGGCGGCGCGCGGCCCGGTGCGCCTGACGGTGCGCGGGCTGCGCTCGCCCGCTTCGCCGCAAGGGCGGCGCGTGCTCGACGGTGTCGACCTCAAACTGCACGCGGGCGAAATCTACGGCCTTGCCGGCGTGGGCGGCAACGGTCAGGGCGAATTGGCCGGCGCCATCATGGGCTTGCCGGGCGAAGCGACCGAAGGCGAGATCCGGCTCGAAGGGCATGGCGATCTCAAGACGATGCCTGCACCGGCGCGGCGCGGCCTCGGCATTGCCGCGATTCCGGCCGACCGCTACGGCCTCGCGCTCGCGGGCGGCCTCTCGGTGGCGGAGAACTACGCCATCGGCCGCGTGCACAGCGGGCGCTATGGCCCGGTGTGGCATCTGCGCCGTGGTCGCATCCAGAGCGACACGCAAGAGGCCGTGCGCGCCTTCGACGTGCTGGGCGTGCGCTCGGTTGCACAGAAAGCCGCGCTGCTGTCGGGCGGCAACGCGCAGAAGCTGGTGCTGGCGCGCGAGTTCGGCAAGTCGCCGACGCTGGTGCTGGCGCACAGCCCCAGCCGTGGGCTCGACGTGCGCGCCAGTGCCGAGGTGCATGCGCGGCTGCGCGCCGCGCGCGACAGCGGCGCTGCGGTGCTGCTCATCAGCGAAGACCTCGACGAAGTGCTGCAACTGGCCGACCGCGTGGGCGTGATGACGCGCGGGCGCATCGCCGGCGAGTTCGCGCAACCGGCCGACCGGCAGGCCATCGGACAGGCGATGGTGGACCATGGCTGACGCATCGCTGGCCGCCGACATGGCACATCCTTCCCAAGCAAAACCCGCGGCGCCTGCAGTCGCGCGAACAGCACAACCGCTCGCCGGCCGTCGCTATGCGCTGGAAATCCGCCAGCACATGGCATGGCGCTGGCAGGCGCTGATCCTTGCGGCCGCACTGGCGGTCGGTTTCGCCATCTCCGCCGCGATCCTCGTGGCGGCGGGCGTGCCTGCCGACGAACTCGCCAACGAGTTCGTGGTGCAGACCTTCCTCGATGGGCAGAACTTTCGCGCCGTGCTGTTCCAGGCCGCGCCGATGATCTTGGTGGGCCTCGCGGGCTCGATGGCCTTTCGCGCGCGCTTCTGGAACCTCGGGCTCGAAGGCCAGATGATCTGGGGCGCCATCGGCGCCACCGCCGTCTCGATGTGGCAGATCGGCCCCGAGAACCTGCGCCTGCCGCTGATGTTCGTGGCGGCCGTGGGCTGCGGCCTGCTCTGGGTGCTGGGGCCGGCGTGGCTCAAGCTGAAGCTGGGCGTGAACGAGATCATCTCGACGCTGATGCTCAACTACATGGCGGCCAACTTCCTCCTGCACCTGGTCTATGGCAGCTGGAAAGACCCGAAGGACAACTTTCCGTACTCACCGCAATTCCGCGCCTTCGAGCGACTGCCCGAGCTGGGCGCCGGCGTGGGCAGCGCGATCCTGCTCGCGGGCATCGTGGCGCTGCTGGCGTGGTGGCTGGTGGGCGTGAGCCGCGCGGGGCTGTACCTGCGCTTCGTCGATGCCAACCCGCGCGTGGCGCATGCCAACGGGGTGCCGGTGCGTCGCACCATCTATGGCGCGGTGCTGCTGTCGGGCGCAATGGCCGGGCTCGCGGGCTTCGCGGTGGCGGCAGGACAAGAGGGGCGGCTCACGCAGGCCTTCTATCAGGGCTACGGCTTCTCGGGCATCCTCATTGCCTTCCTCGCGCGCAACAACCCGTTGGCAGCCACTGTGGTGGCACTGCTGGTGGCGGCGCTGTTCGTCACCGGGCGCAGCCTGCAGGTTTTCTACCAGGTGCCGTTCTCGATGGTGCAGTTGATCCAGGCCATCATCGTGGTGTGCGTGGCGTCGAGCGACTTCTTCATTCGCCACCGGCTGCGCCGCGTCGGCGGGGAGGCCGTGGCATGAGCGGAGGTGTCATCCTCAACTGGCTTGCGAGCACACCCGACTTCGCGGTGCCTTATGCGCTGGCGGCGCTCGGGCTCATCATCTGCGAGCGCGCGGGCGTGCTCTCGCTCGGCGCCGAAGGGCTGATGCTGGTCGGCGCGCTGGCCGGCATCGGCGCGCAACTGGCGCTCGGCCAGCCGGCGGTGTCGCTGGTGCTGGCGATGCTCGCGGCCAGCCTCGTCTCGGTGCTGTTCGCGGTCATGGTGATCTGGCTGCGTGTGAACCAGGTGATCGCCGGGCTCGCGCTGGTGTTCTTCTGCCAGGGGCTGACCGCGCTGGTCGGCTCGATGGCCGACTGGACCAACCACGCCACCGAGGGCATCGGCGCCATGGGCCTGTGGCCGCTGTCGCTGCTGCCTGGCGTAGGCAAGTTGTTCATGCAGAACGCGATGGTGTGGCTCACGCTGCCGATCTTCGGCGCGGTGGCGTGGTTCTTCACGCGCACCTCCACCGGCCTGCGGCTGCGCGCCGTGGGCGAGAACCCGCAGGCCGCCGACGCGGCCGGCATCCGCGTGACGGCATGGCGCTTTGCGGCGGTGCTCGCGGGCTCGGCGCTGGTGGGGCTGGCGGGTGCGTACATCTCGGTGGTCAGCACCAAGCTGTGGATCGCGGGCATGACGGGCGGACGCGGCTGGATCGCGGTGGGTCTGGTGATCTTCGCGCGCTGGTCGCCGTGGAAGGCGCTGGTGGGTGCGCTGC includes:
- a CDS encoding BMP family ABC transporter substrate-binding protein encodes the protein MLLRTLTPGFGLALTLAAGGASIALPATAADGFTLKDKPKIAMLYFGPKNDGGWTQAFDEARVKIEKEIGQKIQFVENVPEDASAIKPAAEKFIQRGANIVIGTAFGYSDSFKDLAAKYPDVAFLNGSGTTNGSNLESFYGRTYESQYLCGMAAGAASKTGKLGFVAANPFGVVNWTINAFALGAQKMNPNATVNVIYTGAWNDPIKERAAAAALIDQGADVIGQHVDSPTPQIVAQERGVYGTGHHRDLRQFAPKATLCSSVWVWDRFLTPELKKVMAGNWKPSPYGAFIEMKDGGTDIAGFGPAVPKDKAALITAEREAILKGKQIYAGPLADRDGKERVAKGAVLSDADLWKMDWFVKGVVTQK
- a CDS encoding ABC transporter ATP-binding protein; this translates as MPNALELTGIRKSFDGFAALTDAHFAARWGEVHALLGENGAGKSSLMNIAAGLYAPEAGQLLVDDNLVRFTGPRDAARHRIGMVHQHFKLVRPFTVAQNILLTAPPPAEFQSHGERLREIERDIRNKASELGFEIDPSRRIDALSIAEQQRVEILKVLLAGARILILDEPTAVLTDQEAARLLQTVQGLARAGAAVVLVTHKMADVKTYADRVTVMRGGRTVATLEPGATSVTELVKLTVGESVAASGFQPAKAARGPVRLTVRGLRSPASPQGRRVLDGVDLKLHAGEIYGLAGVGGNGQGELAGAIMGLPGEATEGEIRLEGHGDLKTMPAPARRGLGIAAIPADRYGLALAGGLSVAENYAIGRVHSGRYGPVWHLRRGRIQSDTQEAVRAFDVLGVRSVAQKAALLSGGNAQKLVLAREFGKSPTLVLAHSPSRGLDVRASAEVHARLRAARDSGAAVLLISEDLDEVLQLADRVGVMTRGRIAGEFAQPADRQAIGQAMVDHG
- a CDS encoding ABC transporter permease, coding for MADASLAADMAHPSQAKPAAPAVARTAQPLAGRRYALEIRQHMAWRWQALILAAALAVGFAISAAILVAAGVPADELANEFVVQTFLDGQNFRAVLFQAAPMILVGLAGSMAFRARFWNLGLEGQMIWGAIGATAVSMWQIGPENLRLPLMFVAAVGCGLLWVLGPAWLKLKLGVNEIISTLMLNYMAANFLLHLVYGSWKDPKDNFPYSPQFRAFERLPELGAGVGSAILLAGIVALLAWWLVGVSRAGLYLRFVDANPRVAHANGVPVRRTIYGAVLLSGAMAGLAGFAVAAGQEGRLTQAFYQGYGFSGILIAFLARNNPLAATVVALLVAALFVTGRSLQVFYQVPFSMVQLIQAIIVVCVASSDFFIRHRLRRVGGEAVA
- a CDS encoding ABC transporter permease → MSGGVILNWLASTPDFAVPYALAALGLIICERAGVLSLGAEGLMLVGALAGIGAQLALGQPAVSLVLAMLAASLVSVLFAVMVIWLRVNQVIAGLALVFFCQGLTALVGSMADWTNHATEGIGAMGLWPLSLLPGVGKLFMQNAMVWLTLPIFGAVAWFFTRTSTGLRLRAVGENPQAADAAGIRVTAWRFAAVLAGSALVGLAGAYISVVSTKLWIAGMTGGRGWIAVGLVIFARWSPWKALVGALLFGCIEALIPQLAAAGVQLPQYFVMMTPYAVTLGVMVWVALSRRGADEEPGALGQPYVREERR